A stretch of Syntrophus gentianae DNA encodes these proteins:
- a CDS encoding substrate-binding domain-containing protein: MKKTVFHYLGYLLLLCLISGLAAAPTASAAPIQKNLILATTTSTQDTGLLDTLIPMFEKKTGYFVKTIAVGSGQAMAMGQKGEADVLLVHSPDAEKKFMDAKDGVNRRLVMHNDFVIVGPSADPARIKGSRTSPEAFKKIAGNGSLFVSRGDNSGTHSKEKGIWKAAGLNPEGQKWYQQTGLGMGQTLNVAAEKKGYTLADRGTWLSLQKNLGLPILMQGDPILLNIYHVIEVNQAKWPKVNAAGAKAFADFMVSAQTQKIIKSFGVDKYGAPLFFPDAGRKVEELGK; this comes from the coding sequence ATGAAAAAAACGGTTTTCCATTATCTTGGGTATCTTTTGCTCCTGTGCCTGATTTCAGGACTTGCAGCCGCTCCGACCGCTTCGGCGGCACCAATCCAGAAAAATCTGATTCTGGCCACCACGACCAGCACGCAGGATACCGGCCTGCTGGACACCCTGATCCCGATGTTCGAAAAGAAAACCGGCTATTTCGTCAAGACGATCGCCGTCGGTTCCGGTCAGGCCATGGCCATGGGGCAGAAAGGCGAGGCGGATGTTCTCCTCGTCCATTCCCCCGATGCGGAAAAGAAATTCATGGATGCGAAAGATGGGGTCAACCGTCGCCTGGTCATGCACAATGACTTCGTGATCGTGGGTCCGTCCGCCGATCCCGCCCGCATCAAGGGCTCCAGGACCTCGCCGGAAGCATTCAAGAAGATCGCCGGCAACGGTTCCCTCTTTGTGTCCCGGGGCGACAATTCGGGAACGCATTCCAAGGAAAAAGGCATCTGGAAAGCCGCCGGGCTCAACCCCGAAGGCCAGAAATGGTATCAGCAGACCGGTCTCGGCATGGGCCAGACTCTCAATGTGGCCGCCGAGAAGAAGGGCTATACGCTGGCCGACCGCGGGACATGGCTTTCCCTGCAGAAAAATCTGGGCCTTCCCATCCTCATGCAGGGAGATCCCATCCTGCTGAACATCTATCACGTCATTGAAGTCAACCAGGCCAAGTGGCCGAAAGTCAATGCTGCCGGGGCCAAAGCCTTCGCCGACTTCATGGTTTCCGCCCAGACCCAGAAGATCATCAAGAGCTTCGGCGTGGACAAGTATGGCGCCCCGCTGTTCTTCCCGGATGCGGGCAGGAAGGTGGAGGAGCTTGGGAAATAA
- a CDS encoding ABC transporter permease: protein MELIFDGILKAISLLVSMDPEVMGITLLSLKVSGTATLISLFLGISSGTAVALTRFPGRQIVVSIINTGMGLPPVVVGLFVTIFLWRNGPFGFLEILYTPTAIIVAQSVIATPIVTGITLAAMQNLPPNLRLQILALGATRMQMLWLLIREARLPLLAAVMAGFGGVISEVGASIMVGGNIKGYSRVLTTATVMETGRGNFDTAIALSIILLLLAFLINYLLTRIQQRERPR, encoded by the coding sequence ATGGAGCTGATTTTTGATGGCATCCTGAAGGCCATAAGTCTGCTGGTTTCCATGGATCCTGAAGTTATGGGGATTACCCTGCTGTCACTCAAGGTCTCAGGAACAGCCACTCTGATCAGTCTCTTTCTCGGTATTTCATCGGGAACCGCGGTGGCCCTCACCCGGTTCCCGGGCCGACAGATTGTGGTCAGCATAATCAATACCGGCATGGGACTACCGCCGGTGGTGGTCGGTCTTTTTGTTACCATCTTCCTCTGGCGGAACGGGCCTTTCGGCTTTCTGGAAATCCTCTACACGCCTACGGCTATCATTGTCGCCCAGTCGGTCATTGCCACCCCCATTGTAACCGGAATCACCCTGGCCGCCATGCAGAATCTTCCTCCCAATCTACGCCTCCAGATCCTGGCCCTCGGGGCCACGCGCATGCAGATGCTCTGGCTTCTTATCCGGGAAGCCCGGCTGCCCCTTCTGGCCGCCGTCATGGCTGGATTCGGTGGGGTCATTTCTGAAGTCGGGGCTTCCATCATGGTAGGCGGCAATATCAAAGGCTATTCCCGGGTCCTCACGACGGCTACCGTCATGGAAACGGGGCGGGGAAACTTCGACACAGCCATTGCCCTGAGCATCATCCTGCTGCTGCTGGCCTTTCTGATCAACTATCTGCTGACGCGTATCCAGCAGAGGGAGCGTCCCAGATGA
- a CDS encoding ABC transporter ATP-binding protein yields MRTDVPLLQGKRLLVKRGGITVLDIPEFEIKKGGVLSLIGPNGSGKSTLLLTLSCLLKLSKGELIFNGQKIDNRRSELDYRRQIAVVFQDPLLFDATVLENVASGLKIRGLDKRERSRIAEEYLERLGIAHLARRSASKLSGGEAQRTSIARAFAVRPAILFLDEPFSALDPPTHEALISDLNRLLQDTDTTAVMATHDQMDALRLSDRIAVLQKGTIAQAGSAEVVMNHPINEFVASFVGMDTVLSGTVRDILERDRMIIAVGNREIEAVGNLSQGEKVLCFIRPENVTLSTDSPEDPSSARNNFSGRIIRIAPHGLFYRIDLNCGFDLISYITRTSLDLMELREGQRVKVSFKATAVHVIRKSA; encoded by the coding sequence ATGAGGACCGACGTTCCGCTCCTGCAGGGGAAAAGACTCCTGGTCAAACGAGGTGGAATTACCGTTCTGGATATCCCGGAATTTGAGATCAAGAAGGGAGGGGTCCTCTCCCTGATCGGACCGAACGGTTCTGGAAAATCCACGCTCCTGCTGACCCTGTCCTGTCTTTTAAAACTCTCCAAAGGCGAACTGATTTTCAATGGACAGAAGATCGACAACCGCCGGAGTGAACTGGATTATCGACGGCAGATTGCCGTCGTGTTTCAGGATCCCCTTCTCTTTGATGCGACGGTGCTGGAGAATGTGGCCTCCGGCCTGAAAATCAGAGGACTGGATAAGCGCGAACGCTCGCGGATCGCGGAAGAGTATCTGGAGCGTCTGGGCATCGCCCATCTGGCGAGACGTTCCGCATCCAAGCTCTCCGGGGGAGAGGCCCAGCGAACCAGCATCGCCCGGGCCTTTGCGGTCCGGCCGGCCATCCTTTTTCTTGATGAGCCCTTTTCCGCCTTGGATCCGCCCACCCATGAAGCCCTGATCTCGGATCTCAACCGGCTTCTGCAGGATACGGACACCACGGCGGTCATGGCCACGCACGATCAGATGGATGCCCTGCGCCTGTCCGATCGAATTGCCGTGCTCCAGAAAGGAACGATCGCTCAGGCGGGTTCCGCGGAAGTCGTGATGAACCACCCGATCAACGAATTCGTTGCCTCCTTCGTTGGAATGGACACGGTCTTGAGCGGTACAGTCCGGGACATCCTGGAGCGGGACCGGATGATCATCGCCGTTGGCAACCGGGAGATCGAGGCTGTGGGCAATTTATCCCAGGGAGAAAAAGTGCTTTGCTTCATTCGTCCCGAGAATGTCACCCTTTCCACGGACTCGCCGGAAGATCCCAGCAGCGCCCGGAACAACTTTTCGGGCCGGATCATCCGCATCGCGCCCCACGGACTTTTCTACCGCATTGATCTGAACTGCGGATTTGACCTCATCTCCTATATCACCCGCACATCCCTTGACCTCATGGAGCTCCGGGAAGGCCAGAGAGTCAAGGTGTCTTTCAAGGCCACAGCCGTCCATGTCATCCGGAAATCGGCCTGA
- a CDS encoding amino acid kinase family protein: protein MGLWRERDGRRLHVKSKLMGESLVSRSFMESLDVAPQRRLFPDVNVIKIGGQSICDRGVKALPPIIEEIVANKKDHKMLLTTGGGTRSRHIYSIGLELGMPTGIIAKFGSSISEQNALLVSTLLSSEGGIKIGHDEVIKLSTYFAQGCIPVMHGMPPYDYFAIQEKGWRIPVHRTDVGTIILADLIGARSCIYIKDEDGLYTDDPKKNSDAQFISEISASELLARDFDDLIVERPCLEILQNSEVLNSIQIVNGQQKGNISRALNGEPVGTIIRKG, encoded by the coding sequence ATGGGGCTTTGGCGTGAACGGGACGGACGGCGTCTGCATGTAAAGAGTAAACTGATGGGGGAAAGCCTGGTCAGCAGGTCATTTATGGAAAGTCTGGATGTCGCCCCGCAGCGGCGGCTTTTCCCCGATGTGAACGTCATCAAGATTGGCGGACAGTCCATCTGTGACCGGGGCGTCAAGGCCCTTCCCCCGATCATTGAAGAAATCGTCGCGAACAAGAAGGATCACAAGATGCTTCTCACCACGGGAGGCGGCACCCGCAGCCGGCATATCTATTCCATTGGCCTGGAGCTGGGCATGCCCACCGGCATCATTGCCAAATTCGGCAGCTCCATTTCGGAACAGAACGCCCTGCTCGTGTCTACCCTGCTTTCCTCCGAGGGAGGAATCAAGATCGGCCATGATGAAGTCATCAAATTATCGACCTATTTTGCCCAGGGTTGCATCCCCGTGATGCACGGGATGCCCCCCTATGATTATTTTGCCATTCAGGAAAAGGGATGGCGTATCCCCGTGCACCGAACGGACGTGGGTACGATCATTCTGGCGGACCTGATCGGTGCGCGAAGCTGCATCTACATCAAGGATGAAGACGGGCTCTACACCGATGATCCCAAAAAGAATTCCGACGCACAATTCATATCCGAAATCAGCGCTTCCGAACTCCTCGCCCGGGATTTTGACGATCTGATCGTGGAACGGCCCTGTCTCGAAATTCTGCAGAACAGCGAAGTTCTCAACAGCATTCAGATCGTCAATGGCCAGCAGAAAGGAAACATTTCCCGCGCCCTGAACGGCGAACCGGTGGGAACGATCATTCGGAAGGGATAA
- a CDS encoding aldehyde ferredoxin oxidoreductase N-terminal domain-containing protein: MRYAETGYNLEIDLTTGNIEKVETDPRDTEALLGGLGTNAKIMWDRVPPEVEPFDPENLLIFGTGLLCGTMCPGANRTIVTTVSPQTRFMAYSMMGGFFAPELKYAGYDKIILRGKSPKLVYLWINNDKVELRDASHLSGKGAVETQDLIRKELNEPRAHVAAIGMAGENRVWFASIEQGRSSASRQGLGAVMGDKGVKAIAVRGTKDINVYRPAELYKECEWMMEYMMWRQENPIPKMMPIMAILGSPQEMMECDEKWHTENFVWGNARTRRKNFWTPEIEEAWTKTQVSVRTRLISCYNCPIKCGATITIPGQAAYMMKCFTKLTYALGAMVDSLEFSLRTAQRATEYGLDGFSAPQVIAFAWELLDAGILTKEDFAGTDEYPPCPLDDNADRFNWLLDRIVRRQGIGNILANGVYWAAREIGKGAEEYDHNCIRKHEQTPLKLGMVNPLYYLMYATNEKLNITQIEGQWPQMPYKDVEDREAFVKDWFQVPEEKFKGYFLKWDIKGEFAMPYYPGIQECCDIVNWMEMMHYIDDATGVCTGISAFHLKPPYHIHNYPGIIANATGLEMDEEKLITFTKRERQLVRSNNVRRGWRRADDEPPQDHWAKRLPEYEKELLDAYYAFKGWNMDGIPTKETLLALDLGYVAEDFEKRGIL, translated from the coding sequence ATGAGGTACGCAGAGACTGGGTACAATTTGGAAATTGATTTGACCACCGGAAACATAGAGAAGGTGGAAACGGACCCGAGAGACACGGAGGCATTGCTTGGAGGCTTGGGTACCAACGCCAAAATTATGTGGGACAGGGTTCCTCCGGAAGTCGAGCCCTTCGATCCCGAAAATCTGCTCATCTTCGGCACTGGCCTATTATGCGGCACGATGTGTCCTGGGGCAAATCGTACCATCGTGACGACGGTTTCTCCCCAGACGCGGTTCATGGCCTATTCGATGATGGGGGGATTCTTTGCGCCGGAATTGAAGTATGCCGGCTATGACAAGATCATCCTTCGCGGCAAGTCCCCGAAGCTGGTTTACCTCTGGATTAACAACGACAAGGTGGAGCTCCGCGATGCCTCCCATCTGTCCGGCAAGGGCGCCGTGGAAACCCAGGATCTTATCCGGAAAGAATTGAATGAACCGCGGGCCCACGTGGCGGCGATCGGTATGGCCGGTGAAAACAGGGTCTGGTTTGCTTCCATCGAGCAGGGCCGCTCCAGCGCCAGCCGTCAGGGGCTGGGCGCCGTCATGGGAGACAAGGGAGTCAAGGCGATCGCAGTCCGGGGCACCAAGGATATCAATGTATACCGCCCAGCCGAGTTGTACAAGGAATGCGAATGGATGATGGAATACATGATGTGGCGGCAGGAAAACCCGATCCCCAAGATGATGCCCATCATGGCCATCCTCGGGTCGCCCCAGGAAATGATGGAATGTGACGAGAAGTGGCACACGGAGAATTTCGTGTGGGGAAATGCCCGGACCCGGAGAAAGAATTTCTGGACGCCGGAAATCGAGGAAGCCTGGACGAAGACTCAGGTCAGCGTGCGGACGCGGCTGATCAGCTGCTACAACTGTCCCATCAAGTGCGGGGCGACGATCACCATCCCGGGACAGGCCGCCTACATGATGAAGTGCTTCACGAAACTGACCTACGCCCTGGGCGCCATGGTGGACTCCCTGGAGTTCAGCTTGAGGACGGCCCAGCGGGCTACTGAATACGGTCTGGACGGGTTCTCCGCTCCCCAGGTCATCGCCTTCGCCTGGGAACTCCTGGACGCGGGAATTCTGACAAAGGAGGATTTTGCAGGAACGGATGAATATCCACCCTGTCCGCTGGATGATAACGCCGACAGATTCAACTGGCTGCTGGACCGAATCGTCCGCCGTCAGGGTATCGGCAATATCCTGGCCAATGGCGTTTACTGGGCGGCCCGGGAGATCGGCAAGGGTGCGGAAGAGTACGATCATAACTGTATCCGGAAGCATGAACAGACGCCCCTCAAACTCGGCATGGTCAATCCCCTGTACTATCTGATGTATGCCACCAACGAAAAGTTGAACATTACCCAGATTGAAGGCCAGTGGCCCCAGATGCCCTACAAGGATGTGGAGGACCGGGAGGCCTTCGTGAAGGACTGGTTCCAGGTTCCCGAGGAGAAATTCAAGGGGTACTTCCTGAAGTGGGATATCAAAGGCGAATTCGCCATGCCCTATTATCCGGGCATCCAGGAGTGCTGCGATATCGTGAACTGGATGGAAATGATGCACTACATCGATGATGCCACCGGCGTCTGCACGGGCATCTCGGCCTTCCACCTGAAGCCGCCCTATCATATCCACAATTATCCTGGCATTATTGCCAACGCAACGGGTCTCGAAATGGACGAGGAGAAGCTGATCACCTTCACCAAGCGGGAGCGGCAACTGGTCCGGTCCAACAATGTCCGCAGAGGTTGGAGAAGGGCCGATGATGAACCGCCTCAGGACCACTGGGCAAAGCGGCTTCCCGAGTATGAAAAAGAGCTCCTCGATGCGTACTATGCGTTCAAGGGCTGGAACATGGACGGGATTCCCACCAAAGAGACTTTGCTGGCACTAGACCTGGGTTACGTTGCTGAAGATTTTGAGAAGAGAGGTATTTTATAA
- a CDS encoding 4Fe-4S dicluster domain-containing protein: protein MATIKKIIKTIKVDVSKCNGCRACEMICSAFHAVPRYSTMNPERARVRLFRDPIRDLYLPMYAGPYVAAECMGRDKYIIDEKEYDECDFCRAACPSRDLFHEPDSGLPVKCDMCEDDPPQKEPLCVKWCPNDALTYEEREEEIEEQVEMEDVEVGLTAMVDKYGWDKMKDTFARMQIKE from the coding sequence ATGGCCACGATAAAAAAGATAATCAAGACGATCAAGGTCGATGTTTCCAAATGCAATGGCTGCCGGGCCTGCGAGATGATCTGCTCCGCCTTTCACGCGGTCCCGAGATACAGCACCATGAATCCCGAGAGAGCCCGCGTCCGGCTGTTCCGTGATCCAATTAGGGACTTGTATCTTCCCATGTATGCCGGCCCATATGTGGCGGCCGAATGCATGGGCAGGGATAAATATATCATCGACGAGAAGGAATATGATGAGTGCGACTTCTGCCGGGCCGCCTGCCCGTCTCGGGATCTCTTCCATGAGCCGGATAGCGGCTTGCCTGTCAAATGCGATATGTGTGAGGACGATCCCCCCCAGAAAGAACCCCTTTGCGTAAAGTGGTGTCCGAACGACGCCCTGACTTACGAGGAAAGGGAAGAGGAAATCGAAGAGCAGGTGGAGATGGAGGATGTGGAGGTCGGATTGACCGCCATGGTGGACAAATACGGCTGGGACAAGATGAAGGATACCTTTGCCCGGATGCAAATCAAGGAATAA